A region of Enoplosus armatus isolate fEnoArm2 chromosome 14, fEnoArm2.hap1, whole genome shotgun sequence DNA encodes the following proteins:
- the LOC139296839 gene encoding uncharacterized protein: MAGRCIVPGCNSGKRKTNRPSFHHLPFKDAGRCEDWLRLIKNPKFKPNTPLKELKEPRVCSLHFREEDFDGHKTIKRNAGFVRIRRLKSGAKPSIFGSTDDEESGEAGGVCGDTDATESDPKSAAPAASTHDASGVESRDQLNQSSHSETDDSSLSTSSEDETESSGCGGRKAMAYQSNILELFKVCQTCGNPISDTSVSFFGALMSVRWGCAGGHSGTWSSSPVLRTFLEKS; encoded by the exons ATGGCGGGTCGCTGCATCGTACCCGGCTGCAACAGCGGCAAAAGGAAGACCAACAGACCGAGTTTTCACCACCTTCCATTCAAGGATGCGGGTCGCTGTGAGGACTGGCTCCGGCTGATAAAGAACCCCAAGTTCAAGCCGAACACCCCGctgaaggagctgaaggagcCCCGGGTCTGTAGTTTACACTTCAGGGAGGAAGACTTCGATGGACACAAGACGATTAAGAGAAACGCAGGTTTCGTGAGGATCAGGAGACTGAAGTCTGGAGCCAAACCATCGATATTTGGGTCCACTGATGATGAGGAGTCAGGAGAAGCCGGTGGAGTCTGTGGTGATACAGATGCGACAGAG TCTGACCCCAAATCAGCTGCACCAGCAGCCTCCACACATGATGCCAGCGGAGTGGAGAGCCGTGACCAGTTAAACCAGAGTTCCCACTCAGAGACCGACGACAGTTCTCTGTCCACATCGTCGGAAGATGAGACGGAGTCGAGCGGCTGCGGGGGGAGGAAAGCGATGGCCTACCAGTCGAACATCCTCGAACTTTTCAAAGTGTGTCAGACCTGCGGAAACCCCATCAGCGACACCTCCGTCAGCTTCTTCGGAGCTCTGATGAGCGTCAGGTGGGGCTGTGCAGGAGGGCATTCTGGGACGTGGAGTTCATCTCCGGTCCTGCGCACTTTCCTGGAAAAAAGCTGA